The sequence GAGACAAGCCATGGTCACATGCATCCATCCACTCGTGGAAGGACTGCCAGAAGAGAGACTTCTCCAACATTCTCTTGGCGTCCACCGCTGCCCGCTCCCAACCTTTCTTCACGAGTTCACCCTGCGATCTctggctttcttcttcttcttgcgccCGCGTTCTACTGTGCGGTCACCCGTTAGCCTAAATCGAGATGGCTGGTGTGGTTCCTGACACTGTAGTCCATCTCGATCGACCAACCTCATCCATATCCCGAAGAACATCATACGAACAGTTGATTGACGCTTAATGTTGCCTCTTTGTGCCGCGATGTAGCGGCGGAAAGGAATCAGATATCTCCTCCTGCAGCATCTCAGTACTCCACCTCGTGGTACCGCCGCTGTTGCTTTGCCATTCGCAACAGGCAACGGAGACACAGAAAGTTGGCAGCGAAGAGGCCAAAGCACGCGTTTGTCTCCATCCTCGCGAGGCCTCGGCATCGTATGCGTCAGGCATTTTTTGTTCTCTTGGAGGAGCAAAGCAACAAAAATGGCTGTAGGATCACATGCACCCAATTGTAGCGCATTGCGATGGCAGAGGGTCTCCTCCTCTTTAATGAGCCCTTTGGGTGACCACTTCGACTGGTCCACTTGAGATTGCTGCTGCTCTCTGCTGATGATTACGTACCTCAGCAGCCATGGCTACATGCCTTCTGCTTCGCCCATCCGAGAGTTCGTCATATGATCTTTCTTCTTCGTTTCATCACATTAATGCTTCTAAATCAATCACTGGAGGGAGGCTCCATAAGCAAACTGCAGTGGCAGATGTCCTGAGTAACTCAAATCATAATGTTGATTCCCACATGAGAATTGAAGCTTCAAAATGCACTTGACATAACACACAGAATTGGCAACTAGAAATCACCACCTTCTTAAGAGTTGCCATGCCATGGAACTAACTGACTGCCCTATTTGTTTCTTGTTACCCAACACATATCTTTAGCCTAAATAATCTAACATCCTCTTCTTCTATGATATCTTTAGCTTCGAAAGCTTGCTTTCTCAACTCTAATCTGCATATGAGTTTCTTTAGGTTCGGTTGGCCTGAGAACGACATCAGAAACCGATTTCAACCACTGCTCATCATGATTTTCGTAAGGGTTTCGGAGAAAGGAACCCAAAGTTTCCTTTCACTTTTCCCTGTTTTCACTCTTTTCCTTGTGTCCCCccttcctccttttcttcttcttttttttttccctttctttttgtCTTTCCATTTCAAAATAAGTTGTAATTTTGACTATCATAAATTTGAGCAGGTTTGATGGTTCATTAAGGATCCAAATCGGTTTTCTTTTTTTCAAGATATCTGTATAAGAAGACCTAAGCCAAAAGATCAACCAACCAACTATTGCTTCCTTCGCTTGTCTATCAAgaaatttctttcattttcaccttgatttttcttttcttttattgttgCTCGAAGCTGAAAGACGCTACATTTGTACCATACAGAGAGGTTATATGGATGTCAAAGATTGAGTAAATATTATGTTGGAGACATACTTGTACCATGCCATGATCTTATATTGCAAATGCAACGTTTCATGAAAGGAGAACATGCATCAGTTAATATTACGATAGATCAAGTGAACTTCAATCATGAATCAGCTATTTGTAAAAGCAAGACCACatacatagattttttttttttttttcagatctgACTATCattacaaaaataataaaaagagaatTATATATGTGCTGACATTGAGTTTGTGTTTCAATACTGGTATGGTAGGTATATACCAGTTTGATCCAATATTTATATCATTACTCAAAGTATCACATGTATGAGTAACCAGTAATTCGATGGAATTCACTATTACCACTGTAGGTTTTGTTCAAATACCTAATGGCATCAGGCCACAATAATTGCTACACGTTTAACAGGTACAACAAATCAAAACATAACATTTTCATTTACTTTCAGGAAGGGTCAAGTAAAACTTACAATCTGCATATGACACAGTTAGCTCACCCGCTCGTGGTAGTATCACAGCTTTACAATGTCATCCCTCTTCACCGTGAAGTCCCAGAGCTCGCCGTACTTCTCATTGAAGTCCCAGATGTCCATGGAGTTGTACTCAGCTATCAACTTGTCACGAGCCGCTCGATCCATGTTATATATCTGAGGCTCAAAATTATGAGGCTTATCCGGCTTCCCCATCTCAATGGCACAGAATATGACGACAAAGATAGCTGCTCCTATGTACAAATACTCACCCTGCCATGGACATTTCAATCAAGGAGTTACATTTCTATCAACTTGTTAGACCTCAGAAACTACTCGGCAAAAGTTCTCAAAAAAATGATCTGCTAAAATCATGTCTAACACAGAAGAAAACCATTAGCATAATAAGctatttgcaaaaaaaaaaaaaaaagaagaaggaattTTGCAGTTAATTGAGAGACTAATATATGGTCATGTCATAAGTATATGCTTGGATGTGTTCAGGAGATTTAACAGCAAAACACAGTTTTCAAACATATCGTGGAATAATGATCAAGATAAACACATTCGTTATCAATTCCAAACAACATTGTTTAGGAAGTGCTTCTGGAGCATATTCTAATTAAATTGAAATATGAGAATTGCTGCCAATATAAATACAAAATTTCACATTTCAAAAGGAGTCAATGAACAGCTGAAAGTGAAAATTTGGGAATCTAGAGAAAACATAGATGAAAATGTTTATTTCAGTCAGTTCTTCTTAATTATCTAACCCTGCTGAAACCTTCAAGAAATTCAAAACCAACATGAGTATACAGAATGTTTCATATAAACATGTGACTGTGTGAGAATCCCAGTTCACAAGAAAGAGAGATTCAAGTTTTATTGAGGAATAAAATGTGCTTTCACATCTCATGCTTCATTTGTGCTGCAGGACAAATTGAGTCTTAAACACGATTTCTCCGTAAGATATTCAGAAATGAGAATTTATCAATGGCATGTGTTAAGCAGCAGGAGACTACTTAACCGGTACATGGTAAGCCAAACCAGCTGTGACTGCAGGGAGAAACAACCAAGAAATAAGCCCTGCAAGGAATCGACATGACAAAACTCGGTGATTCAACAAGAGAGGCATACAAAATGTTGTTAAAATAAAGAAACAAGAGAACCAAACAATTTCGACCATCTCACCTTGGAAGCCAGTAGGTGGCTCTGCAGCTTGATACTCGGCCACTACGGCTTCCCAGAAGCCGCCTACAGAGAGGTTAGAAGCAAACAACtcaaaaagatgaagaacaagAATCTCACACACCGTAAGAAGAAGGTGCAGCAACCATCTTTATATATATTGGATTCAGCAGAAATAAGAACAGATATAGAAAGCACACAGGCAACCTTGAACCAAAAGTATCTTATTGACTGTTTCTTCTCGACAATGTCACAAATTCCGTAATTCACTTATCAAACTCTGTGAACGCTATGCTTCTTTGGAAAGGAAAGAGTGGAATTGTTAGAGAAAGAACCTAAAATCAATAAATTTCCcccctcttttttcctttacgcaATTGCATGAGAAAATGACTAATTAGGTCATTAGTATTTAGGAATAGAAGTTAGTGAGCTCTTAAAAGTAATTGGACGAGATCTTTATGTGAAAAACACAATCCACAATTCCAGTGAGCTGATCAAGAAACAACAGTATCCAAGTAAGAATGGTACCTTCATGTCCCTCGTGATACGTGTGGTGGCCATCGTACTCCCCATATATGAAGTCTTCCTGCACACCCCACCAATTTCATCACGGGAAGCACAAAGGTTGGATCTTTTTAGCTGCAGATGACAGGAATTAACTAAAAGAGATGGCGATGAAGAAAGAAGGAGCTCACCGCACTGACGCCGTTGGTTCGCCATCGATCGTGCGGGTCCTCTTCGAGGTCGGGCTCGATCTCCGTCAGCCCGGCCCTGGGCCGGGTGGAGCTACGGTCCCGCTGCGTCCCCATGCGGAGAAACCCAAGGCTGGGGGTTTCTGCGGGGGGAGCCCTAATCCCGAGTCTCCTGAATGGCTTCACGGCGACCGCCGTCGCCAGGGGCGGTAAGGAGGCCGCGGTGAGGGCAGCGGGAGGCGACGTGGCGACCATCCCCATCTTGTTTTGGTCTGCTTCCCGGCCCTCTTCGTTATCGTTTAGATCCCGTGCAAGCGTGGGAATCTCGCACATGATTCGATGGCTTTCTGGATCGCGTGGTCGATGTAAAAGTCAGAACCGTTGGATGCCGATCCGACGGCGAGATTAGAACGATCTACAACGAGTGTTCGTGTGTTGGGACTCAGATGGTTTGGACGATGGAAACGGAAACCCATCCGCTACCTTATCCACGCTGGGGATTGAACGGTATACGGACGCGTGTAAGTCACGTGACTATAAGAAACCAAGCACGTGGCTGGAATGTGAGATCCGGTTTCTCGATCGCCGAAACTGGTGAGCTTTATGCGGTTCGTATGCGGCCTTGGGGTTGACTTGTCACGAACGACGACTTCTTCCGGGAGCTCAGTTCAAGGGCGTCAGGTTCACGGAGGTTCCCATCAACCGCGGCGTCGAGTTGCATCTTCCTCGCCTTCGCCATGGAATACACGACTTCCAGCTCCCCCACGCCCACCGATGGCTGGTTCAACGTGGTCTGAGTCGCCGCAACCTCTCCCCCTCCGCGGTCTCCTCAATCAAGCAGAGCAACGCAACGAGAGGGTCGCACGTAGAACCTACACTAGTGTAATAGAAATCGAACAGAGCAACAAGGAAATGCATTAAAGAGACCTTGGAATGCCATGTGCTTCCACACGATCAATTCTTAAGCGTCATCAAAGAAACAGGTGACAAAGATAATGATGCTGCAATTCCATCAGTGGTAATGTACCTACCATAGTTACCATTTTCCGTTACAGACAAATTTGTGAACCAAGACATACACACAAACACGAaagtttctctctctttttttcccttttcttttgacAATGGGCCAATAAATTCCTGAACGAGCAGCCTTCAGATTGCCATGCAATGTCAGTGTCAATCTGTACTGAGTTTACCGCTCCCATCCATCTTATAAGATTATGCTACAATGACGGGCGTAGAAAGACCACAGCCACAGGGATAAAATGAATTCAACAGCCATCACCAAATAAAAAGAACTAAGAATAGATAACAAGCAGACCGCCCATACTTGCCTCCAGAACGCCATCTctcctctctatctctctcttttctcttccttttgcTCCTTT comes from Musa acuminata AAA Group cultivar baxijiao chromosome BXJ3-3, Cavendish_Baxijiao_AAA, whole genome shotgun sequence and encodes:
- the LOC135634149 gene encoding photosynthetic NDH subunit of subcomplex B 5, chloroplastic-like, encoding MGMVATSPPAALTAASLPPLATAVAVKPFRRLGIRAPPAETPSLGFLRMGTQRDRSSTRPRAGLTEIEPDLEEDPHDRWRTNGVSAEDFIYGEYDGHHTYHEGHEGGFWEAVVAEYQAAEPPTGFQGLISWLFLPAVTAGLAYHVPGEYLYIGAAIFVVIFCAIEMGKPDKPHNFEPQIYNMDRAARDKLIAEYNSMDIWDFNEKYGELWDFTVKRDDIVKL